A DNA window from Streptomyces sp. CA-278952 contains the following coding sequences:
- a CDS encoding YhfT family protein translates to MSTTLAAGAELDFSLAQQLTVIALCALTAFIAHMALAVFNDGVRPFLLDFIQGRTTRSATTAVSFGLSAGFIFGLGAPMALSTGVLNPWLLFLPTDILGMLSPKKWLAPILGGAWGAVVVFGLNGANNIAHDLPVDFLTAMQQMSTPILFLFTLFPVLAITKQFGRKWGGIAGVVELALVVMTMKLWPTMFAGALAMAVGVLMLIGLAVSKDLRQRRADRAAGVGEEVTGDDPMASLFSASATRLRKYLPLFMLLGAGVCVLAQMHIFGGGEATSFLIAKGQYAEAAQVDFYRVFGFIPLIATTALASGAYGIAGFTLVYPIGYLMPNPFLAAVVGALVFAAEVLALSWIGKVLGKLPSVRDSSEHLRSAIGDTLQLAILFGSLMAANAMGGGLGILVVGGLYLLNESMGRPVVRMAAAPAAVIVGGVLLNILYWLDLFTPVKG, encoded by the coding sequence GTGAGCACCACTCTCGCCGCCGGCGCGGAACTCGACTTCTCGCTGGCCCAGCAACTGACCGTGATAGCCCTCTGCGCGCTGACGGCGTTCATCGCGCACATGGCGCTGGCCGTCTTCAACGACGGCGTGCGCCCCTTCCTGCTCGACTTCATCCAGGGGCGCACCACCCGCAGCGCGACGACGGCCGTCTCCTTCGGGCTCTCCGCCGGGTTCATCTTCGGGCTCGGCGCGCCGATGGCCCTGTCCACCGGTGTGCTGAACCCGTGGCTGCTCTTCCTGCCCACGGACATCCTCGGGATGCTGTCACCGAAGAAGTGGCTCGCCCCGATCCTCGGCGGCGCGTGGGGCGCGGTGGTCGTCTTCGGACTGAACGGCGCCAACAACATCGCCCATGACCTCCCGGTCGACTTCCTGACCGCGATGCAGCAGATGTCCACGCCGATCCTGTTCCTGTTCACGCTCTTCCCCGTGCTCGCCATCACCAAGCAGTTCGGCCGCAAGTGGGGCGGCATCGCGGGCGTCGTCGAACTGGCCCTGGTCGTCATGACGATGAAGCTGTGGCCCACCATGTTCGCCGGGGCGCTGGCCATGGCGGTGGGCGTGCTGATGCTCATCGGCCTCGCCGTCTCCAAGGACCTGCGGCAGCGCCGGGCCGACCGGGCGGCGGGCGTCGGGGAGGAGGTGACCGGGGACGACCCGATGGCGTCCCTCTTCAGCGCCAGCGCGACCCGGCTGCGGAAGTACCTGCCGCTGTTCATGCTGCTCGGGGCGGGCGTGTGCGTCCTCGCCCAGATGCACATCTTCGGCGGCGGCGAGGCGACCAGCTTCCTGATCGCGAAGGGGCAGTACGCCGAGGCGGCACAGGTCGACTTCTACCGGGTCTTCGGCTTCATCCCGCTGATCGCCACGACCGCGCTGGCCTCCGGCGCGTACGGGATCGCGGGCTTCACCCTGGTGTACCCGATCGGGTACCTCATGCCGAACCCCTTCCTGGCCGCCGTCGTCGGTGCGCTCGTGTTCGCCGCCGAGGTGCTGGCCCTCTCCTGGATCGGCAAGGTGCTCGGCAAGCTGCCGAGCGTCCGGGACTCATCGGAGCACCTCCGCAGCGCCATCGGGGACACCCTCCAGCTCGCGATCCTGTTCGGTTCGCTGATGGCCGCCAACGCCATGGGCGGCGGGCTCGGCATCCTCGTCGTCGGCGGGCTCTACCTGCTGAACGAGTCGATGGGCCGGCCCGTCGTGAGGATGGCCGCGGCCCCGGCGGCCGTGATCGTCGGCGGCGTCCTCCTCAACATCCTGTACTGGCTCGACCTGTTCACCCCGGTCAAGGGCTGA
- a CDS encoding DUF2620 domain-containing protein produces MTKILTGGVGKVEVTQAIGKLGIDSLDVVPSSDMDAAMKLRVGQADYYLGTCHTGAGASLGVLVGLLGSASCHTFGRSVPTEEAIAALLADGKKAFGFSMDQIDVVAPLMARAIAARG; encoded by the coding sequence ATGACGAAGATCCTCACCGGTGGAGTCGGCAAGGTCGAGGTCACCCAGGCCATCGGCAAGCTCGGCATCGACTCCCTCGACGTCGTCCCCTCCAGCGACATGGACGCCGCGATGAAGCTGCGGGTCGGCCAGGCCGACTACTACCTGGGCACCTGCCACACCGGCGCCGGTGCGTCGCTGGGCGTGCTCGTGGGCCTCCTGGGCAGCGCCTCCTGCCACACCTTCGGCCGGAGCGTCCCCACCGAGGAAGCGATCGCCGCCCTGCTCGCCGACGGCAAGAAGGCCTTCGGCTTCTCGATGGACCAGATCGACGTCGTCGCCCCGCTGATGGCCCGCGCCATCGCGGCCCGCGGCTGA
- a CDS encoding PRD domain-containing protein, producing the protein MDDQLALRIQLFREGGQVKPEVADFVAAELRALEAEGHLVTEATASMLTSHLMMAIGRLLNGEPIEQFLTDDQVAAELADHPEAVARARAVAARAERELGAALPGSEINFLGMHLAVLPRSSPPAPMS; encoded by the coding sequence ATGGACGACCAGCTCGCACTGCGGATCCAGCTGTTCCGCGAAGGCGGTCAGGTCAAACCCGAGGTGGCCGACTTCGTCGCCGCCGAACTGCGTGCCCTGGAAGCCGAGGGGCACCTCGTCACCGAGGCGACGGCGTCCATGCTCACCAGCCATCTCATGATGGCCATCGGCCGCCTGCTGAACGGTGAGCCGATCGAGCAGTTCCTCACCGACGACCAGGTCGCCGCCGAGCTGGCCGACCACCCGGAAGCGGTCGCGCGCGCCCGGGCCGTCGCCGCACGGGCCGAGCGGGAGCTCGGGGCCGCTCTCCCCGGATCCGAGATCAACTTCCTCGGCATGCACCTGGCTGTGCTGCCCCGGAGCTCCCCGCCCGCCCCCATGTCCTGA
- the yhfZ gene encoding GntR family transcriptional regulator YhfZ, producing the protein MNDLDDRLLTRNGLAARQLAVLLLHHEPDTRLPRVRDFAEELGCGNGTVQAALQLLEEAGAISTTARGHLGTFLVRSDRTVLWRLSGLGTLLAAMPLPYSRRYEGLATGLRSAFEEAGAPFAITFMRGAGARTAALLEGKVDLVVLSRFAADQLIAEHPVELVADLGPATYVGAHGMLVRHGADLAAPGLRVAVDHASEDLRMLVERVFAGREDIEWREASYMQLHDLFARNEVDATVWNLDEAQDRLGLGVDVVPLGAEVTRELALRNSTAAVIGRTEGAKALAAVRESLDLSTVTRLQSEVLRGERVPSY; encoded by the coding sequence GTGAACGACCTCGACGACCGCCTCCTCACGCGCAACGGCCTCGCCGCCCGGCAGCTGGCCGTCCTGCTCCTGCATCACGAGCCGGACACCCGGCTGCCCCGTGTGCGCGACTTCGCCGAGGAGCTGGGCTGCGGCAACGGAACCGTCCAGGCCGCCCTCCAGCTGCTGGAGGAGGCAGGGGCGATCTCCACGACCGCGCGCGGTCACCTGGGGACCTTCCTGGTCCGGTCGGACCGCACCGTCCTGTGGCGGCTGTCCGGCCTCGGCACCCTGCTCGCAGCCATGCCGCTCCCCTACTCCCGCAGGTACGAGGGGCTGGCGACCGGACTGCGCAGCGCCTTCGAGGAGGCGGGCGCACCGTTCGCGATCACGTTCATGCGGGGCGCCGGAGCCCGCACCGCCGCCCTGCTGGAGGGCAAGGTCGACCTGGTGGTGCTGTCGCGCTTCGCCGCCGACCAGCTGATCGCCGAGCATCCGGTGGAGCTGGTGGCCGACCTCGGCCCCGCCACCTACGTCGGCGCGCACGGCATGCTCGTACGGCACGGGGCGGACCTGGCCGCACCAGGGCTGCGGGTGGCGGTCGACCACGCCTCGGAGGACCTCCGCATGCTCGTGGAGCGGGTGTTCGCCGGCCGGGAGGACATCGAGTGGCGGGAGGCCTCCTACATGCAACTGCACGACCTGTTCGCACGGAACGAGGTGGACGCGACCGTCTGGAACCTCGACGAGGCGCAGGACCGGCTCGGTCTCGGCGTCGACGTGGTGCCGCTCGGCGCCGAGGTCACCCGGGAGCTGGCCCTGCGCAACTCCACCGCCGCCGTGATCGGCCGGACCGAGGGAGCCAAGGCTCTCGCCGCCGTCCGCGAGTCGCTCGACCTGTCGACGGTGACGCGGCTGCAGAGTGAGGTGCTGCGGGGGGAACGCGTTCCCTCGTACTGA